AAGAactccccccccaaaatcatTCAGGGTTCCCCAAAACCAACCCGGGttcacccaaaatccctcccagacTCCCAAAAAATCATCCAGGAGTCCCCAAACCCAACCAGGGTCCCCCCAAAACTGATGCAGGactcccaaaattaccccaaaattcctccaagCCCAATCCCCAACCCATCCAGGAGCCCCCCAAATCATCCAGGATTCCCCAAACTCAACCAGGGTCCCCTCAAAATCTCCCAAAACTGATGCAGGACCCCCCTAAATTACCCCAATACCACCCCCTGACCCatccaaaataacccccaaaatcattCAGGACTCATCAAATCCCACCAGGGtctccccaaaactcccccagaTTTCCCAAAAATCATGGAGGATCCtcaaaatcgccccaaaattccttccaagACCACCCCCTAACCCGTCCAGGAGCCCCCAAACACCTCTAGGACCCCCTAAAAtgtcccaaaaaccccaaaaatcccccagaccaggctctgctgtcgctgctgctcctccatgaTCCCGACCTGCGCCAGGCCTGGGCTCACCTGGTTGAGGGGAACAGGGAGTTAAATCCAACccaaattaaacaaaaaccaTCTCAGATTCCATAAAAAGCcacctcaaatcccccaaaaaaagcaTCTCGAATCCCACAAAAGCCAACTCAAAtggggaaatgtgaggggagaaaagggcgggaaaacatgaggggagaaaagggcgggaaacgtgaggggagaaaagggcgggaaacgtgaggggagaaaaaggcgggaaaacgtgaggggaaaaaaagggtggTAAATGTGAggagaaaagctgggaaaaaaaggaaaaaaagctgaaaaaagagctgaaaacataggaggagaaagaaggcaGGAAGCAGGTATGGACAAAAAGGAGATGTGAGGCGAAAAAGTGGGAAATTTGAGGGGAGAGaaggtgggaaatgtgaggggggaaagggaaatgtgaggggggaaaagggcgggaaatgtgaggggagaaaagggccGGAAAcatgaagggagaaaaagggtggtaaatgtgaggggaaaaagctgaaaaaaatgaaaaaaaagaaaaagacccTGGAAAAAATGGCaggagaaagagctgaaaacaggagaagaaggaaggcaggaaacaGGTAGGGACAAAAAGGAGATGTGAggggaagaagagagggaaattTGAGGGGAGAGaaggtgggaaatgtgaggggggaaagggaaacgtgaggggggaaagggtgggaaacgtgagggaagaaaagggaggagaatgtgaggggaaaaagattgggaaatgtgagggggaaaatggaaatgcgaggggagaaaaggggaggaaacATGAGGGGAACAGAGAGGGAAATGTGAGAGGGAAAGACAGAGAAACGTGAGGAGAAAAAGGGCGGGaaacacaaggaagaaaagatcagaaaatatgaaaaaaaagggcgtgaaaaaggctgaaaacataagaagagaaaatcccacagaaaccaccccaaatcccacaaaaaccaCTTGAAATTCCCCCTTACCTGTGGCTGCACCCCTGATGTGACAGGGAGGGTCCCCGGTTGCTTAGGCAGGAATGGGGGAGCCCCAGGAACGGGGGCTGAGCCTCCCAACTGCGGGaacaggaaaatttgggggatttagggacagcagagaaaccccaaaaagagTGAGGGGCAGGAATGAGCCCCAAGAAAGGAATAGGGGTGTtgaggggagagaaaaaccccacaaaatggAGCATCAAAGACGCTCCCAAAACGGGGTTTGGGAGGTAATTGGGGGGAATCAACCCataaagggttaaaaaggagtgaaaaatgggatttggtggggttaaaagggggaaaatggggaaaatggggtttgggggtatCTCAGGAGGCCAAGGTCCTCCTGGTAGGCCTCTTCCTTgatctgaggggaaaatggggttaaaagtgggaaaaatagacaaaaatggataaaaatagGTAAAAGAataggatttgggggggttaaaatgggattaaaggggaaaaaatggggtttgggagtCCCAGGGAGCCCAAGCCAAAGCCCAGGTCCTGCTGGTAGGGAGTCTTCCTTgatctgaggggaaaattgggttaaaaatgggattaaaaatgagaaaaatgggtaaaaattactaaaataatgGGATTGGGGGGgttaaaatgggattaaaggggggaaaatggagtTTAGGGGTCCAGGAGGCCCAGGCCAAAGCCCAGGTCCCATGGTAAGCGTCCTCCTTgatctgaggggaaaattgggttaaaaatggaaaaaaactgagaaaaatgagagaaaaatgagagaaaaatgagattttggaggggttaaaggagaaaaaatgggatttggaggggttaaaatggggttaaaGGGGGAAAATTCCACTGAAAAGGGATCTGGAAGGGATGGATGAGCTCTGTAGGactttggggtattttggggtggttttgggggtattttggagtattctgggatttttttagagtattttgggatttttgggggtattttggagTGGTTTTGTGATATTTGGTggtgttttggggcattttggagtattttgtgatttttgggggtattttggggtggtttggggtattttggggtatttggggtggttttgggtatGGTCTGTGGTATTGGTTTCGTATTGCTTGGTATTGGGGtagttttgggtattttggggtggtttggggtattttggggtggtttcgtggtattttggggtggtttggggtattttggggtggttttggggtattgtggggtgttttggggtattttggagtattttgtgatttttgggggtattttggggtggtttagggtattttggggtggttttcgtgtcttttgggtggttttgggtattttggggtggtttgggtattttggggtggttttggggtattttggggtgttttggggtattttggagtattttgtgatttttgggggtattttggggtggttttgggtatTTTGCAGTGttgtggggtattttggggtggttttggggtattttggagtatttggggattttgtgcagtatttggggattttgcagtattttgggatttttgggggtattttgggatatttgggggtattttgggtgtTGGGGTTTGGGTATTTGttttttggagtattttgggattttttgtggtattttggggtggttttgggtattttgaggtggtttttgggtattttggggtgttgtggggtattttgggatggttttgggtattttggggcgttgtggggtattttgggattttttgtggtattttgggatggttttgggtaTTTCGGGATggtttttgggtattttggggtgtttttgtggtattttggggtgtttttgtggtattttggggtggttttggtgtattttggggtggttttgggtattttgagatggttttggggtattttggggtgtttggggtattttgagatggttttggggtattttggggtgtttttgggtattttgaggtgtttttggggtctcaccccACGCTGCTGGTCCATCTTGTGCTGCTGCACCTGCTTGTGGTTGGTGATGACCTGGCGGATGCCGTTGACGAAGCCGCTCTGGTCGTTGGGGATCAAACCcatgaagattttctttttggaCGAGTAGAGGAGCATCAAGACGCGCACCTCGCACGGGGCCGTGTGAGGGAAGTGCACGCAGCCGGCCTGGATCGGGGAACGGCGCCAAAATGTCATCGAACGGCACCAAA
The genomic region above belongs to Camarhynchus parvulus unplaced genomic scaffold, STF_HiC, whole genome shotgun sequence and contains:
- the LOC115916660 gene encoding mediator of RNA polymerase II transcription subunit 25-like, with the translated sequence MTFWRRSPIQAGCVHFPHTAPCEVRVLMLLYSSKKKIFMGLIPNDQSGFVNGIRQVITNHKQVQQHKMDQQRGLGGSAPVPGAPPFLPKQPGTLPVTSGVQPQVSPGLAQVGIMEEQQRQQSLLQLRAQQQQQQQQQPQPPKLPLQPLRPPQPPKIRDPPKPDPPNPPRPGGGLCCAPKIRGPTPNFGASCSASNR